A genomic stretch from Barnesiella intestinihominis YIT 11860 includes:
- a CDS encoding YwqG family protein, whose product MDDTKPFWHLFRHNRNDEKPSEIEIEAKLKEQIQALVRNGIFFDFEKRKAAPVQSKFGGKPALPKKFEWPHYTDEYGEHIVLPFFLQLSCEELSVYDTDNLLPHEGMFYLFYDLTNQPWRNSKGAKLLYTPTPISELVPADFPDNLPEEHRLPEMALKFTAHTCAPDWEDYVGMTGDDNTAYTDWDIIERKLGKWGYPHMESAGRILGYASLIQNGIAEACESRAQEEKQQTYSKKSAREWILLLQLNCIEEEEVDIPFGDCGSLYFYIRQQDLERRDFSQIQFELQCY is encoded by the coding sequence ATGGACGACACAAAACCATTCTGGCATCTTTTCCGACATAACCGAAACGATGAAAAGCCTTCGGAAATAGAAATCGAAGCAAAGCTCAAAGAGCAAATACAGGCACTTGTTCGTAACGGAATCTTTTTCGACTTTGAAAAAAGAAAAGCAGCCCCCGTACAATCTAAATTCGGGGGAAAACCGGCCCTACCGAAAAAATTCGAATGGCCTCACTACACCGATGAATACGGCGAACACATCGTTCTCCCGTTTTTCCTGCAACTATCTTGCGAAGAACTATCGGTTTACGACACAGACAATCTCCTTCCACACGAAGGCATGTTCTATCTCTTTTATGATCTCACGAATCAACCGTGGAGAAATAGTAAGGGAGCAAAACTATTATACACCCCTACTCCCATTTCCGAATTAGTACCGGCCGATTTCCCCGACAATCTCCCGGAAGAACACAGGCTTCCCGAAATGGCGCTCAAATTCACAGCACATACTTGTGCTCCCGATTGGGAAGATTATGTCGGTATGACAGGCGATGACAACACCGCATATACCGATTGGGATATCATAGAACGAAAATTAGGGAAATGGGGATATCCCCACATGGAATCGGCCGGACGTATCTTGGGATACGCCTCACTCATTCAAAACGGTATAGCCGAAGCATGCGAATCGAGAGCGCAAGAGGAGAAACAACAGACATATAGCAAAAAGTCTGCCCGCGAATGGATTTTACTTCTGCAACTCAACTGTATCGAGGAAGAAGAGGTAGATATACCGTTCGGGGACTGCGGAAGCCTTTACTTTTATATCCGGCAACAAGACTTGGAAAGGCGAGATTTCAGTCAAATTCAATTCGAGCTGCAATGTTATTAG
- the secG gene encoding preprotein translocase subunit SecG, giving the protein MSVVLTVFIILASLLMIGIVLVQKSKGGGLASNFASSNQIMGVRKTTDFVEKATWTLAIVIMVLSIATVFVSHNGQQSSVSEIKDIVNTEAPAALPGFETPATGNNATPAQEAPVQEAPAN; this is encoded by the coding sequence ATGTCAGTAGTATTAACCGTTTTTATCATCTTGGCATCATTGCTGATGATAGGTATTGTATTGGTTCAGAAATCAAAAGGAGGAGGTCTTGCTTCTAACTTCGCATCATCGAATCAAATCATGGGAGTTCGGAAAACAACCGACTTTGTGGAAAAAGCGACATGGACTCTTGCTATTGTTATCATGGTTCTGAGCATAGCTACCGTATTCGTTTCTCACAACGGGCAGCAATCTTCCGTATCGGAAATTAAAGACATTGTAAATACCGAAGCACCGGCAGCTCTTCCCGGATTTGAAACGCCTGCTACCGGAAATAATGCAACACCGGCACAAGAGGCTCCTGTTCAAGAAGCTCCTGCAAACTAA
- a CDS encoding sigma-54 interaction domain-containing protein, which translates to MIPAEIQQTKQRFGIIGNAPGLIRAITRALQIAPIDLAVLITGESGAGKEFFPQIIHANSSRKHGKYIAVNCGAIPEGTIDSELFGHEKGAFTGALSARKGYFEEADGGTIFLDEVGELPLTTQARLLRVLESGEFLKVGSSTVLKTNVRIVAATNLDMVKAVSEGKFREDLYYRLSTIHIEIPPLRERSEDILLLFRKFSTDFAERYRMPVIQLTEDARTVLLNYRWPGNVRQLKNITEQISIFETNRDVDGATLQNYLPQYNIEKLPARATSNEQEHSFFEKERKMLYKTLFEMQKELADLHAKVEELTREKIQGQTSYTQTPQPVPVAQSMALTPIVPSVPVHVPSAKRTAIEDTVGEIIPNEPEYIEEQPTTLEDTEKETIKKALLRNHGKRKKTAEELKISERTLYRKIKEYNLE; encoded by the coding sequence ATGATTCCGGCAGAAATACAGCAAACCAAACAACGATTCGGCATTATAGGAAATGCTCCGGGTCTGATTCGAGCCATTACAAGAGCTCTACAAATCGCACCTATCGATTTGGCTGTGCTTATTACCGGAGAAAGCGGTGCGGGAAAAGAGTTCTTTCCACAGATTATACATGCCAACAGTTCCCGAAAGCATGGAAAATATATTGCCGTAAACTGCGGAGCGATACCCGAAGGAACCATAGATTCCGAATTGTTCGGGCATGAAAAAGGAGCTTTTACTGGCGCATTATCTGCACGAAAAGGTTATTTCGAAGAAGCCGACGGAGGAACAATTTTCTTGGACGAAGTCGGCGAATTACCCCTCACGACTCAGGCTCGATTATTGCGCGTACTCGAAAGCGGAGAATTTCTAAAAGTCGGTTCTTCCACTGTTTTGAAAACCAATGTAAGAATCGTCGCTGCGACCAACTTGGACATGGTAAAAGCCGTTTCGGAAGGAAAATTCAGGGAAGATTTGTATTACAGGCTCAGCACGATACACATCGAAATTCCCCCATTGAGAGAACGGTCTGAGGATATTCTCCTACTATTCCGTAAATTTTCTACGGACTTTGCGGAGCGTTACCGAATGCCCGTAATCCAGCTGACGGAAGATGCACGCACCGTACTGCTCAACTACCGTTGGCCGGGAAATGTAAGGCAGCTAAAAAATATCACCGAACAAATCTCTATTTTCGAAACGAACCGAGACGTAGACGGAGCAACGTTGCAAAACTATCTGCCTCAATATAATATCGAAAAATTACCGGCTCGCGCCACCTCGAACGAACAAGAGCACTCCTTCTTCGAGAAAGAAAGAAAAATGCTCTATAAGACACTGTTCGAAATGCAAAAAGAGCTGGCAGACCTACATGCGAAAGTAGAAGAACTGACGAGGGAGAAAATTCAAGGACAAACTTCTTACACTCAAACGCCCCAACCGGTTCCTGTCGCACAATCGATGGCTCTTACTCCCATCGTACCATCTGTTCCGGTACATGTCCCGTCCGCCAAACGAACGGCCATAGAAGACACCGTAGGAGAAATAATACCCAACGAACCCGAATATATCGAGGAACAACCTACGACACTCGAAGATACGGAAAAAGAGACCATCAAAAAGGCATTATTACGGAATCACGGAAAACGGAAAAAGACAGCCGAAGAATTAAAAATATCCGAAAGGACTCTTTATCGTAAAATTAAAGAATATAACTTAGAATAG
- a CDS encoding two-component regulator propeller domain-containing protein, whose protein sequence is MRRRLLYIYLLLIAGIIACETVIVEAAPNFYFKQLSQQDGLSQNFVRSIMLDHDGFLWVGTKSGISRFDYHEFKNYSSVPDSAASLPGNLVHFIVEDARHNIWISTDKGVCVYQRESDDFKTVLWRQKALQAHSYLLTDDALFLGGRGVIYRWDYHRAVMDTVPVRWKDKSYAFFNHMIPWSEYYWVLSSRWNGLWLLDCRTGEIERPTFCKEKEIMSVKVDTQGDLWISPYGKGLDRYIDGGRKQKHYDVSNSDLTNNVILDIEERDGSLWLATDGGGISILNLKDETFSNIRYTPGNIYSFPYSSVFCLYKDRDDNMWAGTIRGGLFGIKEVHMRTYRDVSPGNHYGMSDKTALCLYEDEDGIIWVGTDGGGLNRLEPKSNRFTHYPNTYGYKVASITRYNERELLMYFFSKGLYLFDKRTGNLRPFTLLNDRRNEEIIHSGISVNVDYFDTDKIHLFADKIYTYDKSTGSFTIAHVADSSRYYGTVQRFYSDKDITYLFGRNYILRLDHAENAAVCLLAFGSKAVINAACRDDEGNFWIGTDKGLFHYDVNTQALNEIKTNMFREVTSVAYANQYLWLGADGLLFRYSIGEDKFFIYGESDGAIPNEYLHKSTLVTRDGAHIYMGGVTGLLHIDREIYKEYNSLSPSSVELSDVVLDGKSVMNKMGDTDRSLRVAWNYTSLTLKTMVREKDIFRKKMFRFNIEGLGRSEIETYDHTLTLYTLPAGTYRVMASCSTEDGGWSQSRCILQIEVVPPWWKSFWFIALVVIVAAGLCYLMISYTVKRKNSRLQLEMKERERKVYEDKVRFLINVSHELRTPLTLIYAPLKRLLKSGTVDDTLKTQLMQIFKQARRMRNIINMVLDMRRMEVGYEALHLAPYSLNEWVRAVIGDFSEEFESKKIMLLFNPDETIDKISFDREKCEIVLSNLLMNAFKFSEEGTVVTVITERRESCVRISVKDHGIGLNENDLSHLFTRFYQGDHRLSGSGIGLSYSKTLLVLHGGEIGAYNNEDKGATFWFELPLAYNDEDVACAPGMYLNDIGYATDMPETTVPEKDFPLQDYSILIIDDEMDIRSFIKTSFSGVFKQIYTADDGVNGLHVVHQYQPDLVICDIMMPHMDGFEFCRLLKSDIQISHIPVILLTARDNPDSLAAGYKLGADFYLAKPFDDDVLLTVIRNLLWNREQIKNYYRDAVQVSIMPKNQTFSNADEQFLLKLNKLVLDNIDNSDLDVKYLTVEMGMSRASLYNKVKALTGLGVNDLINRIRIEQAMRLLTDTDIPIAEVSERIGFSNARYFSTCFKQFTSMTPREYREQKRNEPSA, encoded by the coding sequence ATGAGAAGACGCTTGCTTTATATTTATCTCTTATTAATCGCAGGTATTATAGCGTGTGAGACAGTTATTGTCGAAGCGGCTCCCAATTTTTATTTCAAACAATTATCCCAACAAGATGGGCTTTCTCAAAATTTTGTGCGTTCTATCATGCTCGACCACGATGGTTTTCTGTGGGTTGGGACGAAGTCGGGGATAAGTCGTTTCGATTATCACGAGTTTAAGAATTATTCGTCTGTTCCCGATTCAGCCGCTTCTTTACCGGGCAATTTAGTTCATTTCATTGTTGAGGATGCCCGTCATAATATTTGGATTTCGACCGATAAGGGTGTATGTGTTTATCAGCGGGAAAGCGACGATTTCAAGACTGTTCTTTGGAGGCAGAAGGCTTTGCAGGCTCATTCTTATTTGTTGACTGACGATGCTCTTTTTTTGGGAGGAAGGGGAGTAATATACCGATGGGATTATCACCGGGCTGTCATGGATACGGTTCCTGTTCGGTGGAAAGATAAGTCATACGCGTTTTTCAATCACATGATACCGTGGTCGGAGTATTATTGGGTACTATCGTCGAGATGGAACGGATTGTGGCTATTGGACTGCCGTACAGGGGAAATAGAACGACCGACGTTCTGTAAGGAGAAAGAGATTATGTCGGTCAAAGTCGATACCCAGGGAGATTTGTGGATTTCTCCCTATGGCAAGGGGCTCGACCGGTATATCGACGGCGGTAGAAAACAAAAGCATTACGATGTGTCGAACTCAGATCTAACCAATAATGTGATTCTCGATATAGAAGAGCGGGACGGTTCTTTATGGCTGGCTACCGATGGCGGTGGAATCAGTATCCTGAACTTGAAAGACGAGACTTTTTCCAATATTCGATATACGCCCGGCAATATCTATTCATTTCCGTATAGTTCGGTATTTTGTTTATATAAGGACAGGGACGACAATATGTGGGCCGGAACGATACGAGGTGGATTATTCGGCATCAAAGAGGTACATATGAGAACGTATCGCGATGTTTCTCCGGGCAATCATTACGGCATGAGCGATAAAACGGCGTTGTGCTTATATGAAGATGAGGACGGAATTATCTGGGTCGGGACCGATGGCGGGGGACTGAACCGTTTGGAGCCGAAGAGCAATAGATTTACCCACTATCCCAATACTTACGGATATAAAGTTGCCTCGATAACCCGTTATAACGAGCGAGAATTATTGATGTATTTTTTTTCCAAAGGGTTATATTTGTTCGATAAACGTACGGGTAATTTAAGGCCTTTTACTTTATTGAACGATAGGCGTAACGAGGAGATTATACATTCGGGCATATCGGTCAATGTCGATTATTTCGATACCGATAAAATCCATTTATTTGCGGACAAGATATATACTTATGATAAATCGACAGGCTCTTTTACCATTGCGCATGTTGCCGATTCGTCTCGGTATTACGGTACGGTTCAGCGGTTTTATTCCGATAAGGATATTACCTATCTTTTTGGCCGCAATTATATCTTGCGGCTCGACCATGCGGAGAATGCTGCGGTGTGTCTTCTTGCTTTCGGTTCAAAAGCGGTCATCAATGCGGCTTGTAGGGACGACGAAGGAAACTTTTGGATAGGGACCGACAAAGGGCTGTTCCACTACGATGTGAATACCCAAGCGTTGAACGAAATAAAAACGAATATGTTTAGGGAGGTGACTTCGGTTGCCTATGCCAATCAATATCTGTGGTTAGGCGCCGACGGTCTGCTTTTCAGATATTCCATAGGCGAGGATAAATTTTTTATTTACGGCGAATCCGACGGCGCTATACCTAACGAATATTTGCATAAATCTACTTTGGTAACTCGGGACGGAGCTCACATTTATATGGGCGGTGTAACCGGACTTTTACATATCGATCGGGAAATATACAAGGAGTACAATTCCCTCTCTCCTTCGTCGGTCGAGTTGTCTGATGTTGTTCTCGATGGAAAATCGGTGATGAACAAAATGGGCGATACAGACCGGAGCTTGCGTGTTGCATGGAATTATACTTCGCTCACTTTGAAGACGATGGTACGGGAGAAGGATATTTTCAGGAAGAAGATGTTCCGGTTCAACATCGAAGGCCTCGGTCGATCGGAAATAGAAACTTACGACCATACTCTGACTTTATATACTTTGCCGGCAGGTACATATAGGGTAATGGCTTCGTGTAGTACGGAAGACGGCGGTTGGAGCCAATCCCGGTGCATATTACAGATAGAGGTTGTTCCACCGTGGTGGAAATCGTTTTGGTTTATCGCTCTCGTGGTGATTGTAGCGGCCGGTTTGTGCTATTTGATGATAAGTTACACTGTAAAAAGAAAAAATTCCCGGTTGCAGCTCGAAATGAAAGAGAGGGAACGTAAAGTGTATGAAGATAAGGTAAGGTTCTTGATCAACGTTAGTCATGAACTTCGAACACCTTTAACTTTGATTTATGCTCCGTTAAAGCGACTTTTAAAGAGCGGCACTGTCGATGATACGCTGAAAACACAGTTAATGCAGATTTTCAAACAGGCCCGTCGTATGCGCAATATCATCAATATGGTACTTGATATGCGGCGTATGGAGGTGGGATATGAAGCATTGCATTTGGCTCCTTATTCATTGAATGAGTGGGTAAGGGCTGTCATCGGGGATTTTTCGGAAGAGTTCGAGTCCAAGAAAATAATGCTTCTTTTCAATCCCGATGAGACGATAGATAAAATCTCTTTCGATAGAGAGAAATGCGAGATCGTATTGTCCAACCTGTTGATGAATGCATTTAAATTCAGTGAGGAAGGAACTGTGGTAACGGTCATCACCGAACGTAGAGAAAGTTGTGTGCGCATTTCTGTCAAGGATCACGGAATAGGATTGAACGAGAATGACCTATCCCATTTATTCACTCGGTTCTATCAGGGAGATCATCGGTTGAGCGGCAGCGGTATAGGTCTGTCTTATTCTAAGACTCTGCTGGTATTGCATGGCGGGGAAATAGGTGCATACAATAACGAGGACAAAGGGGCCACGTTTTGGTTTGAGTTACCGTTGGCATATAACGACGAAGATGTCGCATGTGCTCCGGGTATGTATTTGAACGATATAGGATATGCAACCGATATGCCGGAGACGACAGTTCCCGAAAAAGATTTTCCTCTCCAAGATTATTCTATTCTCATTATCGATGACGAGATGGATATACGTTCTTTTATTAAAACTTCATTTTCCGGTGTTTTTAAACAAATTTATACGGCCGATGACGGAGTGAACGGTTTGCATGTCGTTCATCAGTACCAACCCGATTTGGTGATTTGCGATATTATGATGCCCCACATGGACGGATTCGAATTTTGTCGTTTGTTGAAGAGCGATATTCAAATCAGTCATATTCCGGTTATCTTGCTCACTGCAAGGGATAACCCCGATAGCCTCGCAGCCGGATATAAATTGGGTGCGGACTTTTATCTTGCCAAGCCATTCGATGACGATGTGCTCTTGACTGTTATACGCAATTTGTTATGGAATAGGGAACAAATAAAAAACTATTATCGCGATGCCGTACAGGTTTCTATCATGCCTAAAAACCAGACATTCAGTAATGCTGACGAACAATTTTTGTTGAAATTGAATAAGCTGGTGTTGGATAATATAGATAACTCCGATTTAGATGTGAAGTATTTAACGGTCGAAATGGGCATGAGCAGAGCTTCTTTGTATAACAAAGTGAAGGCATTGACTGGTTTAGGCGTGAACGATTTAATCAATCGCATAAGAATCGAGCAAGCCATGAGATTGCTTACCGATACCGATATCCCGATCGCAGAGGTATCGGAGCGTATCGGGTTTTCCAATGCTCGTTATTTCAGCACCTGCTTCAAGCAATTTACATCGATGACTCCTCGGGAGTACCGAGAGCAGAAAAGGAACGAGCCATCGGCTTAA
- a CDS encoding LptE family protein, which translates to MKRLTTILLVILSSCSISYKFNGASINYETTKTISVANFPIKAALVYPPLEELFTNSLKNAYTRQTRLQMVSSGGDLQLEGEITNYDLTPQAVTENAYASQTRLTISVRVRFTNTKDPQYDIDQTFSGYKDFSSDRMLTDVQDELIQQITDELVDQIFNATVANW; encoded by the coding sequence ATGAAACGTTTAACAACTATATTACTCGTCATACTGTCGTCATGCAGTATCTCTTATAAATTCAACGGAGCTTCGATCAATTACGAAACGACCAAGACCATATCAGTAGCGAACTTTCCCATTAAAGCGGCATTGGTTTACCCTCCATTGGAAGAGTTGTTCACCAATTCATTGAAAAACGCTTATACCCGGCAAACGCGATTACAAATGGTTAGCAGCGGAGGAGACCTACAATTGGAAGGAGAAATCACGAACTATGACCTCACCCCGCAAGCCGTAACAGAAAACGCATACGCATCGCAAACGCGCCTGACTATTTCTGTAAGGGTAAGATTCACCAACACCAAAGACCCTCAGTATGACATAGACCAAACATTCTCCGGGTATAAGGACTTTTCCAGCGACCGAATGTTAACCGATGTGCAAGATGAACTTATCCAACAAATCACAGACGAGCTGGTAGATCAAATTTTCAACGCGACGGTAGCCAACTGGTAA
- a CDS encoding LamG-like jellyroll fold domain-containing protein — protein MKTRILLLILFSSFFYGSLFSQTTNFALRFNGDGKVDCGTISDLNNLDLYSVQCLVNPSEWVENAYVFKRGNGDEEYSLRFGTSGQLIYKTATQEFIVANDLPIGSWTQLTISAFANGIDVWTNGEKKWIANTGGAVIPETSEPFVIGENFKGRIDEFRFWKTEMPGAEPENLMFRNTVNKFHPKYDDLLFYYKFDQDQCEDIVDYKLAHHGEPTNVTREAVIDNDYFKYRVVTGYSSFVRHCDRLQIDRDMHLMTNDLIFLDAQVSGYTGAVTMTYPDNQGVLSNASYVAEYEGRNGVLHLNGEGAGMNVSEEVLQNTGGLPAMNYATIEAWISIEEWRMGAAIFNKSDESNQFSIKLGDESKKELLVGINGYTYNFENALTAAGWEHIAVSIVSTTGRAISRIRLFTDSGASQTYADNITTIPDEDDFTFMNTSADAVIGENFKGYIDEVAVWGNARTSAQIAQDAAGTSGDLTFPSGGDGAIYLLSYWQFNDADSPGKNTRSWKELLSQIRKMYDGYRGFKIRLGLISSDSENGNKVWPSHISDAAWRERLAADVAELLPYCDGIDVDFEWLYSGDSRWTSGYGPMVEALRAAIPEDKVFSVSLHPVAYFLPTKWIDMPDYYTFQIYGPQVTWFAYDNYVSAYNKFVSWGFPKEKIGMSYPTTATTGSNVTGYKNIVAANPDLSTDANTATMSGSSYTFNGVDCVKDKMNFILEQNSGTVMYFDMGNDVAVSDPLSLIRAANSVISANVDTLITRTDGVSSLPVLSKEGKKKTNLICNDRSGEIVVLSTSDADLSQIAFFSASGVLFRDERISGKQYTISTDRFSPGVYIARVRSSEGVDVFKFRIK, from the coding sequence ATGAAAACGAGGATTCTTTTGCTTATTCTTTTCAGTTCGTTTTTTTATGGTTCGCTGTTTTCACAGACTACAAATTTTGCGTTACGCTTCAATGGTGACGGAAAAGTCGATTGCGGAACTATATCGGACTTAAATAATTTGGATCTTTATTCGGTTCAGTGTTTGGTGAATCCGTCCGAATGGGTGGAAAATGCTTATGTTTTTAAACGAGGAAACGGAGACGAAGAATATTCTTTACGGTTCGGAACCTCGGGGCAGTTGATTTATAAAACAGCGACACAAGAATTTATCGTAGCGAACGATTTGCCGATAGGTTCGTGGACGCAACTTACCATTTCGGCATTTGCCAATGGAATCGATGTGTGGACTAATGGTGAGAAAAAGTGGATTGCCAATACCGGTGGAGCAGTTATTCCTGAGACATCGGAGCCATTTGTCATAGGAGAAAACTTTAAAGGACGTATCGACGAATTCCGTTTCTGGAAAACGGAGATGCCGGGAGCTGAACCCGAGAACCTGATGTTCCGTAATACGGTGAACAAATTCCACCCGAAATATGACGATCTTCTGTTCTATTACAAGTTTGACCAAGACCAGTGCGAAGATATTGTGGATTATAAATTGGCACATCATGGCGAGCCTACGAATGTGACGCGTGAAGCCGTTATCGATAACGATTACTTTAAATATAGAGTGGTAACGGGTTATTCTTCTTTCGTGCGTCATTGTGACCGTTTGCAGATAGATAGGGATATGCATTTGATGACTAATGATTTGATATTTCTCGATGCGCAAGTGTCGGGCTATACCGGAGCAGTGACGATGACTTACCCCGATAATCAAGGTGTGCTGTCCAATGCTTCGTATGTGGCCGAATATGAAGGGCGAAACGGAGTTCTTCATTTGAATGGCGAAGGCGCCGGCATGAATGTGAGCGAAGAAGTTTTGCAGAATACCGGCGGGCTTCCAGCAATGAATTACGCTACTATCGAGGCTTGGATTTCTATTGAAGAATGGCGAATGGGGGCAGCGATTTTTAATAAGAGCGATGAATCCAATCAGTTTTCCATAAAATTGGGCGATGAGTCGAAGAAGGAATTGTTGGTAGGAATCAACGGTTATACGTATAATTTTGAGAATGCGCTCACTGCCGCAGGTTGGGAACATATTGCCGTGTCTATCGTTTCGACGACCGGTCGGGCTATATCCCGTATTCGGCTGTTTACCGATAGCGGAGCAAGTCAAACTTATGCCGATAACATTACAACGATACCCGACGAAGACGATTTTACATTTATGAATACTTCGGCCGATGCCGTTATCGGGGAGAATTTCAAAGGATACATCGATGAGGTAGCGGTTTGGGGAAATGCCCGGACAAGTGCCCAGATAGCACAGGATGCCGCCGGAACGTCTGGCGACCTCACTTTTCCCAGCGGTGGCGACGGAGCTATTTATTTGTTGTCGTATTGGCAATTCAATGATGCGGATAGCCCCGGGAAAAACACTCGGAGCTGGAAAGAACTGTTGTCGCAGATTAGGAAAATGTATGATGGTTACAGGGGCTTCAAGATACGTTTGGGTTTGATCTCTTCCGACAGTGAGAACGGGAACAAGGTGTGGCCTTCGCATATTTCGGATGCTGCATGGCGCGAACGATTGGCTGCGGACGTCGCCGAGTTGCTGCCTTATTGCGACGGTATAGATGTCGATTTCGAGTGGTTGTATAGCGGCGATTCGAGGTGGACTTCGGGATATGGCCCGATGGTAGAGGCTTTGCGTGCTGCTATTCCCGAGGATAAAGTGTTCAGTGTTTCGTTGCATCCGGTAGCTTATTTTCTGCCTACGAAGTGGATCGATATGCCCGATTATTATACCTTCCAGATTTATGGGCCTCAGGTGACTTGGTTTGCGTATGACAATTATGTTTCGGCGTATAATAAGTTTGTGTCGTGGGGATTTCCGAAAGAAAAAATAGGTATGTCTTATCCTACTACGGCGACGACAGGAAGCAACGTTACAGGATATAAAAATATTGTAGCTGCCAATCCCGATTTGTCTACCGATGCGAATACGGCGACTATGTCGGGGTCCTCTTATACTTTTAATGGTGTCGATTGCGTAAAGGACAAGATGAACTTCATTCTCGAACAGAATAGCGGTACGGTCATGTATTTTGACATGGGGAACGATGTGGCAGTTTCCGACCCGTTGAGTTTGATTCGTGCTGCGAACTCGGTTATTTCGGCCAATGTAGATACACTAATCACTCGGACAGACGGGGTGTCTTCACTGCCGGTTTTATCGAAAGAGGGAAAAAAAAAGACCAATCTCATTTGTAATGACCGGTCGGGGGAAATAGTAGTGCTTTCGACATCGGATGCCGATTTATCGCAGATCGCTTTTTTCTCGGCTTCGGGTGTCCTTTTTCGGGACGAAAGAATTTCGGGAAAGCAATATACCATATCGACCGATCGTTTTTCTCCGGGTGTGTATATCGCTCGGGTGAGGTCGTCGGAAGGAGTAGATGTTTTTAAGTTCAGGATTAAATAA